One Deltaproteobacteria bacterium genomic window carries:
- a CDS encoding GNAT family N-acetyltransferase: MDSPAPTDRPLTIRAITRHERGAVLNLLGEWISAEFFGRYFDHDPAFRDELCFVALDGERLVSTLQVFAKDVRVGGATLRVAGVGNVFTTDAYRERGTASQVLTHAIAAMDAYGFDLSLLFAVRLAFYGRHGWSSHPRRFVFIEPGDAATSGRYAIDPFVPARDLDSVMQVYDAYSGALPGTTVRDYPYWLGQLRYAGNLEEDFLVAHAGSEVIAYARATTLYGYYLIMEHGYLPGHEDALADLTCRLHTVEGRTLPGTLAQLAHEPRVQASLQTRGLTLRAVDDVFWMWRVISPERLAAKLGVTVAEVEREDFFPNLFPPERSVFWLSDRF, translated from the coding sequence ATGGACTCGCCCGCTCCGACTGATCGCCCACTCACCATCCGCGCCATCACGCGCCACGAGCGCGGAGCGGTGCTGAACCTGCTCGGCGAATGGATCAGCGCCGAGTTCTTCGGTCGCTATTTCGATCACGATCCCGCGTTTCGCGACGAACTGTGCTTCGTCGCGCTCGACGGCGAGCGCCTGGTGAGCACGCTGCAAGTGTTCGCGAAAGACGTGCGCGTCGGCGGCGCCACACTCCGCGTCGCCGGCGTGGGCAACGTCTTCACCACCGACGCGTATCGCGAGCGCGGCACCGCGTCGCAAGTACTCACCCATGCGATCGCGGCGATGGACGCGTACGGTTTCGATCTCTCCCTGTTGTTCGCCGTCCGGCTCGCGTTCTACGGCCGCCACGGCTGGAGCAGTCATCCGCGCCGCTTCGTTTTCATCGAGCCCGGCGACGCGGCGACATCGGGCCGCTATGCCATCGACCCGTTCGTACCGGCGCGCGACCTCGACTCGGTGATGCAGGTCTACGACGCCTACAGCGGAGCGTTGCCCGGCACCACCGTGCGCGATTACCCCTATTGGCTGGGGCAGCTGCGCTACGCGGGCAATCTCGAAGAAGACTTTCTGGTCGCCCATGCCGGTAGTGAAGTGATCGCCTACGCGCGCGCCACGACGTTGTACGGCTACTATCTGATCATGGAGCACGGCTATCTGCCGGGGCACGAGGATGCGCTGGCCGATCTCACGTGCCGCCTCCACACGGTGGAGGGGCGCACGCTACCAGGCACGCTGGCACAGCTCGCTCACGAACCGCGGGTGCAAGCGAGTTTGCAAACGCGCGGACTCACGTTGCGGGCGGTGGATGACGTCTTCTGGATGTGGCGCGTGATCTCGCCCGAGCGGTTGGCGGCCAAGCTCGGCGTTACGGTTGCCGAGGTCGAGCGCGAGGACTTCTTCCCAAACCTGTTTCCGCCCGAACGTTCGGTCTTCTGGTTGTCGGATCGATTCTGA
- a CDS encoding tetratricopeptide repeat protein: protein MPTADECYDQAVDCVADGDLDGAIAKYREALALNADFADAWEGLSMALADQELWDEAITAAKRVVDLNPDDQLPYTNLSRIYQRSGNVPDAESWAAKGRIIEWKQQLKAGKPQS from the coding sequence GTGCCGACTGCCGACGAGTGTTACGATCAAGCAGTGGATTGTGTGGCGGACGGCGATCTCGACGGCGCGATCGCCAAGTACCGCGAAGCGCTGGCGTTGAATGCCGACTTCGCCGACGCCTGGGAAGGGCTATCGATGGCGCTCGCCGACCAGGAACTGTGGGACGAGGCGATCACCGCCGCCAAGCGTGTAGTCGATCTCAACCCCGACGATCAGCTCCCGTACACCAATCTCTCGCGCATCTATCAGCGTTCCGGCAACGTGCCCGACGCTGAGTCGTGGGCGGCGAAGGGCCGCATCATCGAGTGGAAGCAGCAATTGAAGGCGGGCAAGCCGCAATCGTGA
- a CDS encoding HNH nuclease family protein, with protein sequence MSARSFRPKRHRSTTPPPDIEAIMQAAKTAVAARQQGYRARSLELHGWICAKCAREFDAGNLHLLTVHHKDGNHENNPPDGSNWENLCVDCHEDEHSRGLLADYLAGKD encoded by the coding sequence ATGTCCGCGCGCAGCTTCCGGCCGAAACGCCATCGCTCGACGACGCCACCGCCTGACATTGAGGCGATCATGCAAGCGGCCAAAACCGCGGTCGCGGCGCGCCAGCAGGGGTATCGCGCCCGTTCACTCGAATTGCACGGCTGGATCTGCGCCAAGTGTGCGCGCGAGTTCGACGCCGGCAACTTGCACCTGCTCACGGTCCACCACAAGGACGGCAACCACGAGAACAACCCGCCCGACGGCAGCAATTGGGAAAATCTCTGCGTGGATTGCCACGAGGACGAGCACAGCCGTGGCCTGCTCGCGGACTACCTTGCCGGCAAAGACTAG